Proteins encoded within one genomic window of Fusarium musae strain F31 chromosome 4, whole genome shotgun sequence:
- a CDS encoding hypothetical protein (EggNog:ENOG41) — protein MYPLTTLASVLAIAGAVTATLEPAQSNTKGKYSKSPSCSPSKTSNAIQAAECAYNTRVSGQQTFAIFKVDHQYDANNGAPYGTCEAYECDAPTSDELTADADYWTFFWK, from the exons ATGTATCCTCTCACAACACTAGCCTCAGTCCTTGCTATTGCAGGCGCCGTTACTGCTACCCTTGAGCCTGCTCAGAGCAATACCAAGGGCAAATACTCCAAGAGCCCATCATGCTCTC CCTCCAAGACCTCCAACGCCATCCAGGCCGCTGAATGCGCCTACAACACCCGTGTCTCTGGCCAGCAGACCTTTGCTATCTTCAAGGTCGATCACCAATATGATGCCAACAACGGTGCTCCCTACGGTACTTGTGAAGCTTACGAATGCGATGCTCCTACTTCTGACGAGCTCACTGCTGATGCGGATTACTGGACTTTTTTCTGGAAGTAA
- a CDS encoding hypothetical protein (CAZy:GH43) — MKIFSIIACLCATSLASKPPQFHNSANHPGADPYVMWDYKTNLYYAYSTEGADPGSLFAIYSSPDLSTWHKHPGGVLKACYDDNMRRIKGGQACWARDWYWAPEIYYNKLTGWYFFFYAGRLREDLTKDYFRYSDFEEPSKVGVAVARYPTGPFREIEDKPVEYYPFDPDYRDVNLIMDGKQMLPPQSLAEGQTAPKGTYIPTIDVNIFFDMDKRIYMYLSRNAYRNWNWDSKLGKYIEESNIIVVEMERAWWDDPNALTMPQIIATQRNIHARNAQKPPSNITSYNGTGEIGSPPRKDGWKTVISYGADPQGWENFHVDDYRNFNGTKKDRRWAEGSTIITRLGKSDAKPVYLLLYSANNYEASNYGVGFATAKSPFGPFRKSSNNPILTQDPDNEIPIYSTGHGSIVASPGKKSKITFAQDVTHQTPWGSELFYVHHGRNSTERDRSLYTTRLHLNEDAVDFGSNDALNMSLTPLDQPLPKHTYPINMLAKCSILHALTSNKRWHQYHVRIESKLGAPFDIRERTNRVVGQPGEKAPTSVTADWHDGSFVISFDNKIVRELAYQRLGVDGTWTTITTSWTTCR; from the coding sequence ATGAAGATCTTCAGTATCATCGCATGCCTTTGCGCAACCTCACTGGCTTCAAAACCGCCACAGTTTCACAATTCAGCAAATCACCCCGGTGCCGATCCTTATGTGATGTGGGATTACAAAACAAACCTATATTATGCATATTCTACAGAGGGAGCAGATCCAGGGAGCCTCTTTGCGATTTACAGCAGTCCTGATCTGTCGACTTGGCACAAACACCCCGGAGGCGTTCTGAAAGCGTGCTACGATGATAACATGAGACGCATCAAGGGCGGCCAGGCCTGTTGGGCGCGTGACTGGTACTGGGCTCCCGAGATATACTACAACAAGCTGACCGGGTGGTACTTTTTCTTCTATGCTGGCCGGTTGCGGGAGGACTTGACAAAGGATTACTTCCGATACTCGGACTTTGAAGAGCCGTCTAAAGTTGGCGTGGCTGTCGCTCGTTATCCGACGGGACCGTTTAGGGAAATTGAGGATAAGCCGGTTGAATACTATCCATTCGATCCCGACTATCGCGatgtcaacctcatcatggaCGGGAAACAGATGCTGCCTCCACAGAGTCTTGCAGAGGGTCAGACAGCACCAAAGGGAACATATATCCCCACCATCGATGTTAACATCTTCTTTGACATGGATAAGCGAATTTATATGTATCTCTCACGGAATGCATACCGAAACTGGAATTGGGATAGCAAGTTGGGCAAGTACATCGAAGAGTCGAATATCATCGTAGTAGAGATGGAACGCGCTTGGTGGGACGATCCAAATGCATTGACCATGCCACAAATCATCGCCACGCAAAGGAACATCCATGCCCGGAATGCGCAAAAACCTCCCTCGAACATCACCTCCTACAACGGCACCGGTGAGATTGGATCACCACCTCGCAAAGACGGCTGGAAGACGGTTATTTCCTACGGCGCTGATCCGCAAGGTTGGGAAAACTTTCACGTTGACGACTATCGAAATTTCAATGGCACCAAGAAAGATCGTCGTTGGGCTGAAGGGAGCACTATCATCACGAGACTTGGCAAATCTGATGCAAAACCCGTTTATCTTCTATTATACAGCGCCAATAACTACGAAGCATCCAACTATGGCGTTGGCTTCGCAACTGCAAAATCTCCATTTGGACCATTTCGAAAATCTTCCAACAATCCTATCCTTACACAGGACCCTGATAACGAGATTCCAATCTACTCAACTGGCCATGGTAGCATTGTTGCTTCACCTGGTAAGAAAAGCAAGATAACCTTCGCTCAGGACGTTACGCATCAAACACCCTGGGGTTCTGAGCTGTTCTATGTACATCATGGCCGTAACAGCACGGAACGTGATCGTTCCCTTTACACAACTCGATTGCATCTCAATGAAGACGCTGTTGACTTTGGGTCTAACGATGCTCTCAACATGAGTCTTACACCACTTGATCAACCTCTACCGAAGCACACGTATCCAATTAACATGCTGGCAAAGTGCTCCATTTTGCATGCCCTGACTAGTAATAAGAGATGGCATCAATATCACGTTCGTATTGAATCCAAGCTAGGAGCTCCTTTTGATATTCGTGAACGAACGAATAGGGTTGTTGGACAGCCTGGAGAGAAAGCTCCAACGTCTGTGACAGCTGATTGGCATGATGGCTCGTTTGTCATATCTTTTGATAACAAGATTGTGAGGGAATTGGCTTATCAGCGACTGGGTGTTGATGGTACATGGACAACAATCACAACAAGCTGGACTACATGCAGATAG